The Micromonospora sp. Llam0 genome includes a window with the following:
- a CDS encoding helix-turn-helix transcriptional regulator, which yields MAEPGAAEAYEAARLAFELGRSVRELRERRGWSQTQLATASGMTQSAVARFEAGGTVPTLVVLERLAAALGVSLKVGFEPRDAAA from the coding sequence TTGGCTGAGCCCGGCGCAGCTGAGGCGTACGAGGCGGCGCGGTTGGCGTTCGAGCTCGGTCGTTCGGTGCGTGAGCTGCGCGAGCGTCGCGGTTGGAGTCAGACGCAGCTGGCCACGGCGTCGGGGATGACGCAGTCTGCGGTGGCCCGGTTCGAGGCTGGCGGGACCGTGCCGACACTCGTGGTGCTGGAGCGACTGGCAGCGGCGCTGGGAGTGAGCCTGAAGGTCGGCTTCGAGCCCCGCGACGCCGCTGCCTGA